In the Lebetimonas natsushimae genome, one interval contains:
- a CDS encoding NADH-quinone oxidoreductase subunit B, with amino-acid sequence MLKVLDFFNYARSKSPWIVHFCSGCCSLEMLASMGPRYDWERYGYIMTPTPRQADIIFITGLVSKKILPALLRTYEQMPEPRYVVAIGACAFDGGPYNDSPSVIKNMTEILPADVFVAGCPPKPEAIIAGLEELKEKIKRGEPSASSQGGLWKQMKF; translated from the coding sequence ATGCTAAAAGTTCTTGATTTTTTTAATTATGCAAGGAGTAAATCTCCCTGGATAGTTCATTTTTGTAGTGGCTGTTGTTCACTTGAAATGTTAGCTTCTATGGGACCTAGATATGACTGGGAAAGATATGGGTATATTATGACTCCAACTCCAAGACAGGCTGATATTATTTTTATTACAGGGCTTGTAAGTAAAAAAATTCTGCCGGCTCTTCTTAGAACTTATGAACAAATGCCAGAACCTAGATATGTCGTTGCAATTGGTGCATGTGCGTTTGACGGCGGGCCTTATAACGATTCACCGTCAGTTATAAAAAACATGACAGAAATTTTACCGGCTGATGTATTTGTGGCAGGCTGTCCTCCAAAACCTGAAGCCATTATTGCCGGTCTTGAAGAGCTTAAAGAAAAAATCAAAAGAGGCGAGCCAAGCGCATCAAGCCAGGGCGGCCTTTGGAAACAAATGAAATTTTAA
- the rdgB gene encoding RdgB/HAM1 family non-canonical purine NTP pyrophosphatase yields MKIVLASSNKGKVREIKEILNSYEIIPYTDLIPSFEIEENGKNFKENAIIKAKAVAEKLPGFIVMADDSGISVPFLGGIPGIYSARFAGEGANDRDNLNKLIEELKKRNIKKTPAFYTAAIAVSSPYGVFTAHGFMHGDVIDEAKGDKGFGYDPMFIPKGFDKTLGELDEKIKQKISHRYKALKLIEKILKVIQ; encoded by the coding sequence ATGAAAATAGTGCTCGCATCATCAAATAAGGGAAAAGTTAGAGAAATAAAAGAAATTTTAAATAGTTATGAAATTATTCCTTATACTGATTTGATTCCTTCTTTTGAAATTGAAGAAAACGGAAAAAATTTTAAAGAAAATGCAATTATTAAAGCTAAAGCTGTGGCCGAAAAGTTACCGGGATTTATTGTAATGGCTGATGACAGCGGGATAAGTGTGCCGTTTCTTGGTGGAATTCCCGGAATTTATTCCGCCAGATTTGCGGGCGAGGGGGCAAATGACAGGGATAATTTAAATAAATTGATAGAAGAACTAAAAAAAAGAAATATTAAAAAAACACCTGCGTTTTACACAGCGGCAATTGCCGTGTCTTCACCTTACGGAGTTTTTACAGCGCACGGGTTTATGCACGGCGATGTAATTGATGAGGCAAAAGGTGATAAGGGTTTTGGCTATGACCCGATGTTTATACCAAAAGGATTTGATAAAACATTGGGCGAGCTTGATGAGAAAATAAAACAGAAAATTTCTCACCGTTACAAAGCATTGAAATTAATAGAAAAGATATTAAAAGTAATTCAATAA
- a CDS encoding 4Fe-4S binding protein: MLFQISERILRVLKALKEPRIAVKDVVKEPAHKSPIFRGRHTVRYDICTGCDACNKICPVDAIKMKPLPIKRPNKVPEVNLAICIFCGLCEDVCPTKPEKAIKLAGGDIEMVTHDGTHETLENFWVRVNIPEEWIEQKKKEEEEKARKKAEMMAKKKAEAEAKKKAEEEAQKKQEIKSPKGEEK, encoded by the coding sequence ATGTTGTTTCAAATAAGTGAAAGAATCCTCAGAGTTTTAAAGGCTCTGAAAGAACCAAGGATTGCAGTAAAAGACGTAGTAAAAGAACCAGCTCATAAATCTCCTATTTTTAGAGGAAGACACACAGTAAGATATGATATTTGTACAGGATGTGATGCATGTAATAAAATTTGTCCTGTTGATGCCATTAAAATGAAGCCTTTACCTATTAAAAGGCCAAATAAAGTACCGGAAGTAAATTTAGCTATTTGCATATTTTGCGGTCTTTGTGAAGATGTGTGTCCTACAAAACCCGAAAAAGCTATTAAACTTGCCGGTGGCGATATAGAAATGGTTACACATGACGGTACTCATGAAACGCTTGAAAATTTCTGGGTAAGAGTAAATATTCCTGAAGAATGGATAGAACAGAAGAAAAAAGAAGAAGAGGAAAAAGCCAGAAAAAAAGCTGAGATGATGGCTAAGAAAAAAGCGGAAGCAGAAGCTAAGAAAAAAGCAGAAGAGGAAGCTCAAAAAAAACAAGAGATTAAATCTCCTAAAGGGGAAGAAAAATGA
- a CDS encoding 16S rRNA (uracil(1498)-N(3))-methyltransferase, which produces MQFLYIENPANQLILTGDEHKYLFKVRRIKKNELIKIRNLKDDYLYIYKIDEINKKNAFLTLVEKKHMPNKPEKFFHIAWCIIDTKNIEKILPSLNEIGVGKITFVYCDFSQRNFKLKIDRIKKILINSCQQCGRSDLMEIEILNSSKEFFEKYKNFSVLNFNGKKIDSADITQPVLIGPEGGFSESEEEKFTEIYKLEGFILRSESAACAISAKILL; this is translated from the coding sequence ATGCAGTTTTTATATATTGAAAATCCCGCAAATCAACTGATTTTAACAGGAGATGAACATAAATATCTTTTTAAGGTAAGAAGAATTAAAAAAAACGAACTCATTAAAATCAGAAATTTAAAAGATGATTATCTGTATATCTATAAAATTGATGAAATAAACAAAAAAAATGCATTTTTAACCCTTGTTGAAAAAAAACATATGCCTAATAAACCTGAAAAATTTTTTCATATTGCATGGTGTATAATAGATACTAAAAACATTGAAAAAATTTTGCCTTCATTAAATGAAATCGGAGTCGGGAAAATAACTTTTGTATACTGCGATTTTTCTCAGAGAAACTTTAAATTAAAAATCGACAGAATCAAAAAAATACTTATAAATTCATGCCAACAGTGTGGAAGAAGTGATTTAATGGAAATTGAAATATTAAATTCAAGCAAAGAATTTTTTGAAAAATATAAAAATTTCAGCGTTCTTAATTTTAACGGAAAAAAAATTGACTCAGCCGATATAACCCAGCCTGTTTTAATAGGACCGGAAGGCGGTTTCAGTGAGAGTGAAGAAGAAAAATTCACTGAAATTTATAAACTTGAAGGTTTTATTTTAAGAAGTGAAAGTGCGGCATGTGCTATAAGCGCTAAAATATTGCTTTGA
- a CDS encoding NADH-quinone oxidoreductase subunit A, whose product MGLILTIASGLVAGILLLYLLGIIIAPFNPGDIKNDHFECGLPPSSESPSKANFNYFIFAISFIVFDMAGLFFSLFVFADDKDALNWAMVFGILLFAAITISMKEYRNAKSS is encoded by the coding sequence ATGGGTCTTATTTTAACAATAGCCTCCGGTTTAGTGGCAGGTATATTGCTTTTATATTTACTTGGGATAATAATAGCGCCTTTTAATCCGGGTGATATTAAAAACGACCATTTTGAATGCGGGCTCCCGCCAAGTTCTGAATCCCCGAGTAAAGCCAATTTTAATTATTTTATTTTTGCGATATCTTTTATTGTGTTTGATATGGCAGGGCTTTTCTTTTCTTTATTTGTTTTTGCGGATGATAAAGATGCTCTAAACTGGGCTATGGTTTTTGGAATTTTACTGTTTGCAGCTATTACAATAAGTATGAAGGAGTACAGAAATGCTAAAAGTTCTTGA
- a CDS encoding ATP-binding protein → MVKNIITFLKNPKKSPVYKILNLKDEEIEILRLMLEYYVDGKEDINVKEILFSVYGKDKFKALENIDVIKNLIEEGWIVISSIGQFKVNDMTNLELFNSNISLSISFLKLIEQGSLELVVPENKPYNDHLEFLHDEFLRIEIYEQLANIKNSFSKTSSSIKRLQSKLILIENTIKEKVKKTKIDLPVLNFIKENELNEKEEIIFLALLKEEYTNSNENAREMNYLLNLISSDEIERIKNRSLLDENSKLVSEGIIDYDELIGAFGGFNRIYFINEDILKDLIHPRKKHKIEHVVKETLFDFIEPKYSLKDIILDETTQKRLNTLLKQIDKKVLNKLKKWGVKTSNDIEAKIIFYGYPGTGKTVTALALAKELNKPVLSLDSSKILSMYVGESEKNVRKLFDEYNMVAEKLKTKPVLLLNEADQFLSTRTTASFSSADKMHNQMQNIFLEQIEKFDGILIATTNLLETLDKAFSRRFDIKIEFKKPEFKERVKLWKLKLPKNADYEENFDIKKLASYELTGAQIEVIIKNTALKVAMRKNSVFKTEDFIEEIKKEKINSFDSEKEIGFLNI, encoded by the coding sequence TTGGTAAAAAATATAATTACCTTTTTAAAAAACCCTAAAAAAAGCCCGGTTTATAAAATTTTAAATTTAAAAGACGAAGAAATTGAAATTTTAAGATTAATGCTGGAATATTATGTAGACGGTAAAGAAGATATAAATGTAAAGGAAATTTTATTTTCCGTTTATGGGAAAGATAAATTCAAAGCACTTGAAAATATTGATGTGATTAAAAATTTAATAGAGGAAGGTTGGATTGTAATAAGTTCCATCGGTCAGTTTAAAGTAAACGATATGACAAATCTGGAGCTTTTCAATTCAAATATTTCACTTTCCATTTCATTTTTAAAACTTATCGAACAGGGTTCCCTTGAGCTTGTAGTTCCTGAAAACAAACCTTATAATGACCATTTGGAGTTTTTACATGACGAGTTTTTAAGAATTGAAATATACGAACAGCTTGCAAATATAAAAAATTCTTTTTCTAAAACAAGTTCAAGTATAAAAAGACTTCAAAGCAAACTGATTTTAATTGAAAATACAATAAAAGAAAAAGTGAAAAAAACAAAAATTGATCTTCCGGTTCTTAATTTTATAAAAGAAAATGAATTAAACGAAAAAGAGGAAATAATATTTTTGGCTCTTTTAAAAGAAGAATATACCAATTCGAATGAAAATGCAAGGGAAATGAATTATCTTTTAAATTTAATAAGTTCCGATGAAATTGAAAGAATTAAAAACAGAAGCCTGCTTGATGAAAATTCAAAACTGGTAAGTGAAGGTATTATTGATTATGATGAACTTATAGGAGCTTTTGGCGGATTTAACAGAATTTATTTTATAAATGAAGATATTTTAAAAGATTTAATTCATCCGAGAAAAAAACACAAAATCGAACATGTTGTAAAAGAGACTCTTTTTGATTTTATTGAACCGAAATATTCCCTAAAAGATATCATATTGGATGAAACAACACAAAAAAGACTTAATACCCTTTTAAAACAGATTGATAAAAAAGTATTAAACAAGCTAAAAAAATGGGGAGTAAAAACTTCAAATGACATAGAAGCCAAAATAATTTTTTACGGCTATCCCGGAACGGGTAAAACCGTGACAGCTTTAGCTTTGGCAAAAGAGCTTAATAAACCGGTTTTAAGTCTTGATAGCAGTAAAATTTTGTCTATGTATGTGGGGGAGAGTGAAAAGAATGTAAGAAAACTTTTTGATGAATATAACATGGTTGCTGAGAAATTAAAAACAAAACCGGTTTTATTGCTAAATGAAGCAGACCAGTTTTTAAGTACCCGTACAACCGCCTCATTTAGCAGTGCTGATAAAATGCACAATCAAATGCAAAATATATTCTTAGAACAGATTGAAAAATTTGACGGGATATTAATTGCCACTACCAACCTGCTAGAAACTTTAGATAAGGCTTTTTCAAGAAGGTTTGACATAAAAATAGAATTTAAAAAGCCTGAATTTAAAGAGAGGGTAAAACTTTGGAAATTAAAACTTCCTAAAAATGCGGATTATGAGGAAAATTTTGATATTAAAAAACTGGCTTCTTATGAACTGACCGGTGCCCAGATTGAAGTAATAATCAAAAATACAGCCCTTAAGGTTGCTATGAGGAAAAATTCGGTTTTTAAAACAGAAGATTTTATTGAAGAAATTAAAAAAGAAAAAATCAATTCATTTGACAGTGAAAAAGAAATAGGATTTTTAAATATATAA
- a CDS encoding complex I subunit 1/NuoH family protein has product MGVGEILFYILVFPGLLFLLGWTFFVFYFSRKTLAYLHKRVGPHYNGPAGSLQTVYDIFKLLVKENVTPKSADPYLFNIIPIITPLVAALPVYLIPWSPMINNGHGIIDTQYGLLGIVVLIGVEPFLLFLTGFGSNNKYSFLGGMRILAQMISMEAPFFLAALSPAILFGTMNLYEIMQSNTWLTTLILLPGAIIYIVAMLGVLEQPPFNIPDAEQEIVYGFYTEYSGTNYVLLKFAEFTEILVVSASAVVLFFGGYKGIGFDSFWWLFFKIILIAILVVAIRASNPRLRLDQMLKFCWSWLTPMAILNLVWVTFARIYILGA; this is encoded by the coding sequence ATGGGTGTAGGTGAAATTTTATTTTATATTTTAGTTTTTCCGGGGCTTCTTTTTTTACTTGGTTGGACTTTTTTTGTGTTTTATTTTTCAAGAAAAACATTAGCATACCTTCATAAAAGAGTAGGGCCTCATTATAATGGACCTGCAGGTAGTTTGCAGACAGTTTATGATATTTTTAAACTGCTTGTTAAAGAAAATGTAACGCCAAAAAGTGCTGATCCGTATTTATTTAATATTATTCCTATTATTACACCTCTTGTGGCTGCACTTCCGGTATATTTGATACCTTGGAGCCCAATGATAAATAACGGTCATGGAATTATTGATACTCAGTATGGACTTTTAGGGATTGTTGTATTAATTGGGGTTGAACCGTTTTTATTGTTTTTAACAGGTTTTGGAAGTAATAATAAATATTCATTTCTCGGGGGGATGAGAATTCTTGCTCAAATGATTTCAATGGAAGCACCGTTTTTTTTAGCGGCATTGTCTCCTGCTATTTTGTTTGGAACTATGAATTTATATGAAATTATGCAATCAAATACATGGCTTACAACTTTAATTTTATTACCAGGTGCAATTATTTATATAGTTGCGATGCTCGGAGTGCTTGAACAGCCTCCGTTTAATATTCCAGATGCAGAACAGGAAATTGTATATGGGTTTTATACGGAATATTCCGGCACAAATTATGTTTTGCTTAAATTTGCTGAATTTACAGAAATTTTGGTTGTGAGTGCAAGTGCGGTTGTGCTGTTTTTCGGCGGATATAAGGGGATCGGTTTTGATAGTTTTTGGTGGTTGTTTTTTAAAATAATTTTAATTGCTATTTTAGTTGTAGCAATCAGGGCTTCTAACCCGAGACTTAGACTTGATCAGATGCTTAAATTTTGCTGGAGCTGGCTGACACCTATGGCTATATTAAATTTAGTTTGGGTTACATTTGCAAGAATTTATATATTAGGAGCGTAA
- a CDS encoding EAL domain-containing protein encodes MGSITSKMLKIIIMSLFVATIIIVILYVILLNLFIYQEKEKAKIVTNIAFSTKYSQMMHHYISFNEIIKMYKKNSNIDFKIYSLLKNKNLSKDSFFKKLKKEKETYKINLNYLKYYKVIELKKSCLKCHGKVRRNFMSCGGITKMKNKLVGFKKGDIIGFVETKVPVKKSFIYFNFSFIVAIIFLLLALIATLYAFSDFAKLLKKNINILLEFFDTRVSKGIYETLKIKMDFIEFEKLKESINKAVNAIKYYRDEMIKRYYYNHITNLPNRMKLFDDMKTTDKNSLAILNINKFREVNDYLSQEMGDLIIKEVAKRLVNIADGDVYHVNIDEFAILLNDNRCEKNCGYIKKIINKLEQPYIIKNNEINLFFRAGIGSRKEKDVFKVADIAIEYAKRKKRKCLCFCEIKDLAQSFERNQKILNMIEKALREDRIIPYFQPIIDNKTQKIVKYEALIRMIGEDGKVYSPEFFLDVAKSVNIYKNLTLIVFQKTLNIFKNREEEISLNLSLEDFEDENIKEKIYNLIKDFPNPQKITIELLENEDIASDASILNYLTKLKKLGVKIFIDDFGSGYSNFSYLFKFEIDGLKIDGSLIKNILTDKKSQMIVETMVEFAKKGNIVTVAEFVENKKIFEYIKKLGIDYSQGYYFSPPKPLI; translated from the coding sequence ATGGGTTCAATAACTTCTAAAATGCTTAAAATTATTATAATGTCGTTATTTGTAGCCACAATTATTATTGTAATTTTATATGTTATTTTATTAAATTTATTTATATATCAGGAAAAAGAAAAAGCCAAAATAGTAACCAATATTGCTTTTTCAACCAAATATTCACAAATGATGCATCATTATATCTCTTTTAATGAAATAATTAAAATGTATAAAAAAAATTCCAACATTGATTTTAAAATATATTCTTTGTTAAAAAATAAAAATTTAAGCAAGGACAGCTTTTTTAAAAAATTAAAAAAAGAAAAAGAGACTTATAAGATTAATTTAAATTATCTTAAATATTATAAAGTAATAGAATTAAAAAAAAGCTGTTTGAAATGTCATGGAAAAGTCAGAAGAAATTTTATGAGTTGCGGCGGAATAACTAAAATGAAAAATAAACTGGTGGGATTTAAAAAAGGAGATATTATTGGATTTGTTGAAACCAAAGTACCTGTAAAAAAATCTTTTATATATTTCAATTTTTCATTTATTGTTGCTATAATCTTTCTTCTTTTAGCTTTAATCGCCACTTTATACGCTTTTTCCGATTTTGCCAAACTGCTTAAAAAAAATATCAATATTTTATTGGAATTTTTTGATACCAGAGTTTCAAAAGGAATATATGAAACTTTAAAAATCAAAATGGATTTTATTGAATTTGAAAAATTGAAAGAATCAATCAATAAAGCTGTAAACGCAATAAAATATTACAGAGATGAAATGATTAAAAGATATTATTACAATCACATTACAAATCTACCAAACAGAATGAAATTATTTGATGATATGAAAACAACAGATAAAAATTCTTTGGCAATTTTGAATATTAATAAGTTCAGAGAAGTTAATGATTATCTTTCTCAGGAGATGGGGGATTTAATTATTAAAGAAGTGGCCAAAAGATTGGTAAATATAGCAGACGGTGATGTATATCATGTAAATATTGATGAATTTGCTATTTTACTCAATGATAATAGATGTGAAAAAAACTGCGGGTATATTAAAAAAATAATTAATAAACTAGAACAACCATATATTATAAAAAACAATGAAATAAATTTATTTTTTAGGGCGGGAATTGGCTCTAGAAAAGAAAAAGATGTTTTTAAAGTAGCTGATATAGCTATAGAATATGCAAAAAGAAAAAAAAGAAAATGTCTTTGTTTTTGTGAAATAAAAGATTTGGCGCAAAGTTTTGAAAGAAATCAAAAAATTTTAAATATGATAGAAAAAGCTTTGAGAGAAGACAGGATAATTCCTTATTTTCAACCTATTATAGATAATAAAACGCAAAAAATTGTAAAATATGAGGCATTAATCAGGATGATAGGAGAAGATGGAAAAGTTTATTCCCCAGAGTTTTTTTTAGATGTTGCAAAAAGCGTAAATATATATAAAAATTTAACACTAATAGTTTTTCAAAAAACATTAAATATATTTAAAAACAGAGAAGAAGAAATTTCTTTGAATCTTTCCTTAGAGGATTTTGAGGATGAAAATATAAAAGAAAAAATTTATAATTTGATTAAAGATTTTCCAAATCCCCAAAAAATTACAATTGAATTATTGGAAAATGAAGATATAGCTTCAGATGCCTCTATTTTAAATTATTTAACAAAACTTAAAAAGTTAGGGGTAAAAATTTTTATTGACGATTTTGGGAGCGGTTATTCCAATTTCAGTTATTTATTTAAATTTGAAATAGACGGATTAAAAATTGATGGAAGTTTGATAAAAAATATTTTAACTGATAAAAAATCTCAAATGATTGTAGAAACAATGGTGGAATTTGCAAAAAAAGGAAATATAGTAACTGTTGCAGAATTTGTTGAAAATAAAAAAATTTTTGAATATATAAAGAAATTGGGTATTGATTATTCCCAGGGATATTATTTTTCTCCTCCTAAACCTTTGATATAA
- a CDS encoding NADH-quinone oxidoreductase subunit C: MEKIKEILNKFDTEYIEDYKKTWVKAKLKNKEDLLNVVKDLKHEGVKTCSTVSPTDFIDEDKIEINYFLEDLKNKRNVWLKVDIPRDLEHCEIDSITPLFPSADYHELEAYSTFGVKFKGHPNLRYFLISQDYYGKFPFRKDFDWKEHEKHLIENVNAISEDFFEDYEENEKKLGHNGSETVLNWGPTHPASGPIRLKVFTNGEIIEKIEPDIGYVWRALENLVERKDFIGAITAVERICFMDNPNPMICYSQAVEEIAGKEITPFAKYMRVVLGETGRIASHLISIGGFFGTMGLQTFLMWTLDVREYFLDVLEDYSGARIATACVEPGGVRYPLNDYKAWFGEINKAIEKWESVKPDIEDIFLKNPLMTTRAKGLGIFTKEDVETYYLAGPIARASGYKTDVRIDEPYAAYGELEMDYVICDSGDTRDRLYIIYKEINQSIDLIKQAMKKLQEGIEAGEMDPTKDHLIRMPKRLPKGEAVTRVEWARGEMLMHLVTEEKATSPYRLKLKAPSVNHTMVLDVLLRGKTLSDIPLLYGSMHICQGDLDR, from the coding sequence ATGGAGAAAATTAAAGAAATTTTAAATAAATTTGATACAGAATATATAGAAGATTACAAAAAAACATGGGTAAAAGCAAAACTTAAAAATAAAGAAGATTTATTAAATGTGGTAAAAGATTTAAAACATGAGGGAGTTAAAACCTGCTCAACCGTTTCTCCTACCGATTTTATAGATGAAGACAAAATAGAAATAAATTATTTTTTAGAAGATTTAAAAAACAAAAGAAATGTATGGTTAAAAGTTGATATTCCAAGAGATTTAGAACATTGTGAAATTGATTCAATAACTCCTCTTTTTCCAAGCGCTGATTATCATGAATTGGAAGCATATTCAACTTTTGGGGTAAAATTTAAAGGTCATCCGAATTTAAGATACTTTTTAATTTCTCAGGATTATTACGGCAAATTTCCATTTAGAAAAGATTTTGACTGGAAAGAGCATGAAAAGCATTTAATAGAAAATGTAAATGCAATAAGTGAAGATTTTTTTGAAGATTATGAAGAAAATGAAAAAAAATTAGGTCATAATGGAAGTGAAACAGTATTAAACTGGGGTCCAACTCACCCAGCAAGCGGACCTATCAGACTTAAAGTTTTTACAAACGGAGAAATTATAGAAAAAATTGAACCGGATATTGGATATGTATGGAGGGCGTTAGAAAATTTAGTTGAGAGGAAAGATTTTATAGGCGCTATTACAGCAGTCGAGAGAATCTGCTTTATGGATAATCCAAATCCGATGATATGTTATTCTCAGGCTGTTGAAGAGATTGCAGGAAAAGAAATTACTCCGTTTGCAAAATATATGAGGGTGGTTTTGGGAGAAACAGGAAGAATTGCAAGTCACTTGATTTCCATTGGTGGATTTTTCGGAACAATGGGACTTCAGACATTTTTGATGTGGACACTTGACGTCAGAGAATATTTTCTAGACGTTTTAGAAGATTATAGTGGAGCCAGAATTGCAACTGCCTGTGTAGAACCCGGAGGTGTTAGATACCCACTTAATGATTATAAAGCTTGGTTTGGAGAAATAAATAAAGCGATAGAAAAATGGGAGAGTGTTAAACCTGATATTGAAGATATTTTCTTAAAAAACCCTCTTATGACTACCAGGGCAAAAGGTCTTGGAATATTTACCAAAGAAGATGTGGAAACATATTATCTTGCAGGTCCTATTGCAAGAGCCAGCGGATATAAAACAGATGTAAGAATTGATGAACCGTATGCTGCTTACGGTGAACTTGAAATGGATTATGTGATCTGTGACAGCGGTGATACAAGAGACAGGCTTTATATTATTTATAAAGAAATAAATCAGTCAATTGATTTAATTAAACAGGCTATGAAAAAACTTCAAGAGGGTATTGAAGCTGGAGAGATGGATCCAACAAAAGACCATTTAATCAGAATGCCAAAAAGACTTCCAAAAGGTGAAGCGGTTACAAGAGTTGAATGGGCCAGGGGAGAAATGCTTATGCATTTGGTAACAGAAGAAAAAGCAACAAGTCCATACAGACTTAAATTAAAAGCGCCAAGTGTTAACCATACAATGGTTCTTGATGTGTTACTCAGAGGAAAAACATTATCTGACATACCGCTACTTTACGGAAGTATGCATATATGTCAGGGTGATTTAGACAGATAA
- a CDS encoding L,D-transpeptidase family protein, producing the protein MQIVKFKIKLLFLFILTLSLYSKDLYDVYRYNGCESVKKILENSIQSPAFWLNRLKNIDVSFGYFEYKKNILFCNKLQRTLSVYYVDKGKFKHIKTFNVIVGKLGDKEKEGDLVTPIGVYKLNAVLNNIDSFYGPFAFETSYPNLYDELLGRDGHGIWIHGKPLDGEKRPDLSKGCIVLDNPDLIYLKKLINYQNTYLLINDSNPLKATKQEIADILAFLYKWRNAWEHNNFEKYKNFYDKGFKRYNGDNLIKFLDYKKRVFYNKKYQKVEIYFKKINIIPYQNTENEKIFRIDMYEDYISKSYKYHGPKELFIKKTPEGYKIIIEK; encoded by the coding sequence ATGCAAATAGTAAAATTTAAAATAAAATTGTTATTTTTATTTATTTTAACATTATCTTTGTATTCTAAAGATCTATATGATGTTTATAGATATAATGGCTGCGAGAGTGTAAAAAAAATATTGGAAAATTCTATCCAGTCTCCTGCTTTTTGGTTAAACAGGTTAAAAAATATAGATGTTAGTTTCGGTTATTTTGAATATAAAAAAAATATTCTTTTTTGTAATAAACTGCAGAGGACTTTGTCGGTTTATTATGTGGATAAAGGTAAATTCAAACATATAAAAACATTTAATGTAATTGTAGGTAAACTGGGGGATAAAGAAAAAGAGGGGGATTTGGTGACCCCTATAGGCGTATACAAATTAAATGCTGTTTTAAATAATATAGATTCTTTTTATGGACCTTTTGCTTTTGAAACAAGTTATCCCAATTTATATGATGAATTGCTGGGCAGAGACGGACATGGGATCTGGATTCACGGTAAACCTCTTGATGGTGAAAAAAGACCCGATTTATCAAAAGGCTGTATAGTTTTGGATAATCCGGATTTAATTTATTTAAAAAAACTTATTAATTACCAGAACACATATCTTTTGATTAATGATTCCAACCCTCTAAAAGCTACAAAACAGGAAATTGCAGATATATTGGCATTTCTTTATAAATGGAGAAATGCTTGGGAACACAATAATTTTGAAAAATACAAGAATTTTTATGATAAAGGTTTTAAACGATATAACGGTGATAATTTGATAAAATTTTTGGATTATAAAAAAAGGGTTTTTTATAATAAAAAATATCAAAAAGTTGAAATTTATTTTAAAAAAATCAATATAATACCTTATCAGAATACAGAAAATGAAAAAATTTTCAGGATTGATATGTATGAGGATTATATATCAAAAAGTTATAAATATCACGGTCCCAAAGAACTTTTTATTAAAAAAACCCCTGAGGGATATAAAATAATTATTGAAAAATAA
- a CDS encoding NADH-quinone oxidoreductase subunit J has translation MSILILFIALVLAIMSLTQKNTVGAVMAFVMMMFLLGIYYIGMGEKLLGLFQIFVYTGGIVVLTLFGVTVIGNKFPDFKIRPWAVAVITFVMIGLIIIPFLMPEIPSAGKPIPLKDQVKVFTDFYAEIAIFMGVVGASILYGSIRMLHTLKHEKE, from the coding sequence ATGAGTATATTAATTTTGTTTATCGCATTGGTTTTGGCAATTATGAGTTTAACTCAAAAAAACACTGTCGGTGCAGTAATGGCTTTTGTTATGATGATGTTTTTACTGGGAATTTATTACATAGGAATGGGTGAAAAACTTCTAGGGCTTTTTCAAATATTTGTCTATACAGGTGGGATTGTTGTATTGACACTTTTTGGTGTAACAGTAATAGGTAATAAATTTCCTGATTTTAAAATCAGACCTTGGGCTGTCGCCGTTATTACTTTTGTTATGATAGGTTTAATTATTATTCCATTTTTAATGCCTGAAATTCCAAGTGCGGGTAAACCTATACCTCTTAAAGACCAAGTAAAAGTATTTACAGATTTTTATGCTGAAATTGCAATTTTTATGGGTGTGGTTGGAGCGAGTATATTATACGGAAGCATTAGAATGTTACACACTCTAAAACATGAAAAGGAATAA